Proteins encoded in a region of the Panicum hallii strain FIL2 chromosome 3, PHallii_v3.1, whole genome shotgun sequence genome:
- the LOC112887791 gene encoding probable polygalacturonase yields MARLVALALAVAVGVLVVARAEAEPRCARRGRSAPPRPHSVTITEFGAVGDGVTLNTVPFQNAVFYVRSFADKGGAQLYVPKGRWLTGSFNLTSHLTLFLESGAVIVGAQEVSQWPVAEPLPSYGRGMDLPGPRHRSLINGQNLIDVVITGSNGIIDGQGSTWWNWLRSNKLNYSRPHLVEFVDSEQIVISNITFLNSPAWSIHPVYCSNVVLSNITIQTSSDAPLNHGIVPDSSSNMCIEDSSISVSHDAISLKSGWDNYGISFGRPTSDIHIRRVVLQSPFGAALAFGSEMSGGISDIHADHLRIHGSSKGIFFKTAQGRGGYIRDTIISDVQMEDVNVAIAFTGAWSSHPDDHFDPAALPLINRITLKNMTGTKISVAGVLSGITGDPFIEICLSNINFSLADSANSTSWSCSNVSGYSKLVFPEPCLDLRTTPSNSSICSALPSYHAVAVA; encoded by the exons ATGGCGAGGCTA GTGGCTCTGGCattggcggtggcggtgggagTCCTCGTCGTCgcccgggcggaggcggagccgcggtgcgcgcggcgcggccggagcgcgccgccgcggccgcacaGCGTGACGATCACCGAGTTCGGGGCCGTCGGCGACGGCGTCACCCTCAACACGGTGCCCTTCCAGAACGCCGTCTTCTACGTGCGGTCCTTCGCCGACAAGGGCGGCGCGCAGCTGTACGTGCCCAAGGGACGGTGGCTCACCGGCAGCTTCAACCTCACCAGCCACCTCACGCTCTTCCTGGAGAGTGGCGCCGTCATCGTCGGCGCCCAG GAGGTGTCACAGTGGCCTGTTGCGGAACCTTTGCCATCATATGGACGGGGAATGGACCTTCCAGGTCCGAGACATCGTAGCTTAATAAATGGGCAGAATCTAATTGATGTTGTAATTACTG GGAGTAATGGAATCATTGATGGCCAGGGTTCCACATGGTGGAACTGGCTTCGCTCAAATAAGTTGAACTATAGCCGTCCTCATCTTGTGGAGTTTGTGGATTCAGAACAAATTGTTATTTCAAATATAACATTCTTAAATTCCCCTGCATGGAGTATACATCCGGTGTATTGCAG CAATGTAGTGCTCAGTAATATCACAATTCAGACTTCATCGGATGCTCCACTTAATCATGGAATCGTTCCAG ATTCAAGCTCAAATATGTGCATCGAAGATAGCAGCATCAGCGTTAGCCATGATGCCATCTCATTAAAAAGTGGGTGGGACAACTATGGCATTAGTTTCGGAAGGCCAACCTCAGACATTCACATTAGAAGAGTGGTTCTGCAATCCCCGTTTGGTGCTGCCCTTGCATTTGGGAGCGAGATGTCTGGCGGGATCTCAGATATTCATGCCGACCACCTCCGAATCCACGGTTCGTCCAAAGGCATCTTCTTCAAGACTGCACAAGGCCGCGGAGGCTATATAAGAGATACCATAATTTCAGACGTCCAAATGGAAGATGTTAATGTTGCCATTGCATTCACTGGTGCTTGGTCAAGCCACCCAGATGACCATTTTGATCCAGCTGCACTCCCACTGATTAATCGAATCACCCTGAAGAACATGACTGGAACAAAAATCTCGGTCGCTGGCGTTTTGTCAGGAATCACTGGCGATCCATTCATCGAAATATGCCTCTCCAATATCAATTTTTCCCTAGCCGATTCGGCCAATTCCACCTCTTGGTCTTGCTCCAATGTTTCTGGATACTCCAAGCTGGTATTTCCTGAGCCTTGCTTAGATCTCCGGACTACACCTTCAAATTCCTCCATCTGCTCCGCCCTCCCTAGCTACCATGCCGTCGCAGTAGCATAA
- the LOC112884173 gene encoding zinc finger MYM-type protein 1-like, with the protein MLPLDGDASNPSSSRKGKRKAQERDLKSYFSPFVSSSINPSTHGSEVGNAIIEEEEVVETHLEDTNTIDQQPGSNENDQNDQGTITEFNPDYIISDPGLRIPIEQFSPNIRDEIRRAFMERGPTQPSSHVFPRGQDKRRFRKEWFEKYNWLEYSLVNDKAYCFCCYLFRRVGVDDDKFGYEAFTKEGFRQWKNAYLALPKHVGGPNSAHNRSRAAFDDFDNQRASVKEKIVVHTKEAQKKYETRVDTSLAIVSYIALQGEPFRGHDESETSLNKGNFLEFLDWYKLRNEEVRQAFEFACPKNAKMTSGTIQKELAECCAQAVTKVIKEEMSGCLFSILVDESRDISVKEQMAIIVRYVNKKGQVVERFLGIKHVKLTTSEALKRAIVEVLSAHGLTIAKIRGQGYDGASNMRGEFNGVQKLIRDENPYAFYIHCFAHQLQLVVVSVSKCCSSIEDFFDYVDMIVSSTSASCKRKDLLIDSHHTIVLNKLDSGDILSGRGQNQETSLPRPGDTRWGSHYRTLLRIETMWDSIIEVLQVVHDEERNPSRAGGLVPIMESFSFVFIMKMMLQILRITNELSHLLQKKDQNIVEAMSLVIDVKTRLNNLRSEGYEPLLEEVKTFCQENDILIPNMEDSVPRFGRSRKGGRNNITQDHYFRVDTFFATIDAITTEFDHRFNEVSSELLTCFACLDPRDSFSNFDVNKLARLTDIYLDDFSFDDRKRIRDQLETFIIHVRRVEAFRACYDLASLAMKMVELKRHEIFPLVYRLIELALLLPVATASVERAFSAMKIIKTELRNKMSDGWLNDLMVVYIEREIFKGIDLESIKKAFQKKKDRNMQLPKSPRRN; encoded by the exons ATGTTGCCACTCGATGGTGATGCTTCCAATCCAAGCTCTAgcagaaaagggaaaagaaaggcaCAAGAAAGAG ATCTAAAGAGCTATTTTAGTCCATTCGTATCCAGTAGCATAAACCCAAGCACTCATGGAAGTGAAGTTGGTAATGCCATaatagaggaggaagaggtggtGGAAACTCATTTGGAGGACACCAATACCATAGACCAACAGCCAGGTAGCAATGAAAATGATCAAAATGATCAAGGTACAATAACTGAGTTCAATCCGGATTATATCATTTCTGATCCGGGGCTTCGGATTCCAATTGAGCAATTTAGTCCTAATATTAGAGATGAAATTAGGAGGGCTTTCATGGAACGAGGTCCAACTCAACCTAGTAGTCATGTTTTTCCTAGAGGACAAGATAAAAGGCGCTTTCGAAAAGAATGGTTTGAGAAATATAATTGGCTGGAATATAGCTTGGTGAATGATAAGGCTTATTGCTTTTGTTGTTATCTTTTTAGAAGAGTTGGTGTAGATGATGATAAATTTGGTTATGAGGCATTTACAAAAGAAGGCTTTAGGCAATGGAAGAATGCCTACTTAGCACTCCCTAAACATGTTGGTGGCCCTAATAGTGCTCATAATAGATCAAGAGCGgcatttgatgattttgataatCAAAGGGCAAGTGTAAAGGAGAAAATTGTAGTTCATACCAAAGAGGCAcaaaagaagtatgaaaccCGTGTAGATACATCTTTGGCTATTGTAAGTTATATTGCCTTGCAAGGTGAACCGTTCCGTGGACATGATGAATCAGAAACTTCATTGAACAAAGGCAACTTTCTAGAATTTCTTGATTGGTACAAACTAAGAAATGAGGAAGTGAGGCAGGCATTTGAATTTGCTTGTCCTAAAAATGCTAAAATGACTTCTGGAACAATTCAGAAAGAACTTGCCGAGTGTTGTGCTCAAGCGGTTACCAAAGTCATAAAAGAAGAGATGAGTGGTTGTTTATTCTCTATTCTTGTTGATGAATCTCGTGATATATCAGTCAAAGAGCAAATGGCCATAATAGTCAG GTATGTGAATAAAAAGGGGCAAGTAGTTGAAAGATTTTTGGGTATCAAGCATGTCAAGCTAACTACATCAGAAGCATTAAAGAGAGCAATAGTGGAGGTTCTTAGTGCCCATGGTTTAACTATTGCAAAAATACGAGGCCAAGGGTATGATGGAGCTTCTAATATGAGAGGTGAATTCAATGGTGTTCAAAAACTAATTCGTGATGAGAACCCATATGCTTTTTATATCCATTGCTTTGCTCACCAATTGCAGTTGGTAGTTGTTTCGGTTTCAAAGTGTTGTTCATCTATAGAGGATTTCTTTGACTATGTGGATATGATTGTGAGCAGCACTAGTGCATCTTGTAAGAGGAAGGATTTATTGATTGATAGTCATCATACAATTGTTTTGAATAAGTTGGACAGTGGAGATATTTTATCAGGTAGAGGACAAAATCAAGAAACATCATTGCCTAGGCCTGGAGATACAAGATGGGGATCTCACTACAGGACATTGCTTCGTATTGAAACAATGTGGGACTCAATAATAGAAGTTCTGCAAGTGGTGCATGATGAGGAACGTAATCCATCAAGGGCAGGGGGGTTGGTGCCTATTATGGAGTCTTTCAGCTTTGTGTTTATCATGAAGATGATGTTACAGATCCTTCGCATAACAAATGAGCTATCTCATCTATTGCAGAAGAAGGATCAAAATATTGTTGAGGCCATGTCTTTGGTTATTGACGTGAAAACACGTTTGAACAATTTGAGAAGCGAAGGTTATGAGCCACTACTTGAAGAAGTCAAAACATTTTGCCAAGAGAATGATATCCTAATACCAAATATGGAAGATAGTGTACCAAGATTTGGTAGATCAAGGAAAGGAGGGAGAAACAACATCACTCAAGATCATTACTTTCGTGTTGATACCTTCTTTGCTACCATAGATGCTATCACAACAGAGTTTGATCATCGATTCAATGAGGTATCATCGGAATTACTTACTTGCTTTGCTTGCCTTGATCCTAGAGATTCGTTCTCTAACTTTGATGTGAATAAACTTGCTCGCCTCACGGATATATATTTGGATGATTTTTCTTTTGATGACCGGAAAAGAATAAGAGACCAGTTAGAAACCTTCATTATTCATGTTAGAAGAGTTGAGGCATTCAGAGCTTGTTATGACCTTGCAAGCCTAGCAATGAAAATGGTTGAACTTAAGAGGCATGAAATATTTCCCTTGGTTTATCGCCTAATTGAGCTGGCATTGCTGCTACCAGTAGCAACTGCATCAGTTGAAAGAGCATTTTCAGCCATGAAGATTATTAAAACTGAGTTGCGGAACAAGATGTCTGATGGTTGGCTTAATGACTTGATGGTGGTGTATATTGAGCGGGAGATATTTAAAGGAATTGATCTTGAATCTATCAagaaggcttttcagaagaaaaAAGATAGAAATATGCAATTGCCAAAGTCTCCTAGACGCAACTAA